A region from the Methanocaldococcus sp. genome encodes:
- the thiC gene encoding phosphomethylpyrimidine synthase, which translates to MTQMDDAKKGIITEEMKIVSEKEKIDVEKLRNLIAKGYVVIPKNVNRNTEPVGIGKYLRTKVNANIGTSPDFVDIDLEIKKAKVAEKYGADTIMDLSTGGDLEKIRKAIMNAVNLPIGTVPIYEAGKIAREKYGRVVDMNEDLIFNVIEKQAKEGVDFMTLHCGITKQSVERLKKSGRVLGVVSRGGAFLTAYILYHNEENPLYKNFDYLLEILKEYDVTISLGDGMRPGCLLDNTDRAQIEELIILGELVERCREKGVQCMVEGPGHIPLNYIETNIKLQKSLCKNAPFYVLGPVVTDIAPGYDHITAAIGGALAGYYGADFLCYVTPSEHLRLPTVEDVKEGVIATKIAAQAADIAKGNKLAWEKEKEMAYARKNHDWEKQYKLAIDKEKAKKMREEIPSKEKRACSICGDYCALLMVEKFLR; encoded by the coding sequence ATGACTCAAATGGACGATGCAAAAAAGGGAATTATCACTGAGGAGATGAAAATTGTATCTGAAAAAGAAAAAATTGATGTTGAAAAACTTAGAAACCTTATAGCCAAAGGTTACGTTGTTATTCCAAAAAATGTTAATAGAAATACTGAGCCAGTAGGTATTGGTAAATATTTGAGAACTAAAGTGAATGCAAACATTGGAACATCCCCAGATTTCGTAGATATTGACTTAGAGATAAAAAAGGCAAAAGTTGCTGAAAAATATGGGGCAGATACTATAATGGATTTAAGTACTGGAGGAGATTTAGAAAAAATTAGAAAGGCTATTATGAACGCTGTTAATTTGCCAATAGGAACAGTTCCAATTTATGAGGCTGGAAAAATAGCGAGAGAAAAGTATGGAAGAGTTGTAGATATGAATGAAGATTTGATATTCAATGTTATTGAAAAACAGGCAAAGGAAGGCGTAGATTTTATGACACTACATTGTGGAATAACTAAACAATCCGTTGAAAGATTAAAAAAAAGTGGTAGAGTTTTGGGAGTAGTTAGTAGAGGAGGAGCGTTTTTAACAGCCTATATTTTATATCACAACGAAGAAAATCCTTTATACAAAAACTTTGATTATCTCTTAGAGATTTTAAAAGAGTATGATGTAACCATAAGTTTGGGAGATGGAATGAGACCGGGATGTTTATTAGACAATACAGACAGGGCTCAAATTGAAGAACTTATAATATTAGGAGAATTAGTAGAAAGATGTAGAGAAAAAGGAGTTCAATGTATGGTTGAAGGGCCAGGACATATTCCTTTAAACTATATTGAAACTAACATTAAATTACAAAAGAGTTTATGCAAAAATGCTCCATTCTATGTTTTGGGTCCAGTAGTTACAGATATAGCCCCTGGATATGACCACATAACAGCCGCAATTGGAGGAGCGTTAGCAGGCTACTATGGGGCTGATTTCCTTTGCTATGTAACTCCAAGCGAGCATTTAAGATTACCAACAGTAGAGGATGTTAAAGAGGGAGTTATAGCCACTAAAATAGCGGCTCAGGCGGCAGATATTGCCAAAGGTAATAAATTGGCGTGGGAAAAAGAGAAAGAGATGGCTTACGCAAGGAAAAACCACGATTGGGAGAAACAATATAAGTTGGCAATAGATAAAGAAAAAGCAAAAAAAATGAGAGAAGAGATTCCTTCAAAAGAAAAAAGAGCGTGCTCAATTTGTGGTGACTATTGTGCCTTATTGATGGTCGAGAAATTTTTAAGGTGA
- a CDS encoding L-serine ammonia-lyase, iron-sulfur-dependent, subunit alpha, with the protein MEKNELITEILKKEIVKALGCTEVGLIGYTVAKAKPDDAYSIKEIKIILDKGTFKNAYSVGVPNTGKFGILPAVVGGLLGNKENGLEIFKDIKYDEELEEFIKDKLKIEVIDSEVYCKVYIEADKTYESETKGSHSGKVIDETLKEAYKNLTLKDFIDYLDDIPKDVINLIKETININNNLSIPEVSEDFINLNINDDVLNNMVKKTVSGVYNRMIGVNKPAMAIAGSGNMGLVSTLPIIAYDEINDKDEEKLIKSITLSSLTTIYSTYYSSYISSMCGCVNRGGIGAVSGLSYYNHYNEENIINYIEESIKSFTANLTGIICDGGKIGCALKIVSGVFGIYLSLFSKVPYNNGIVGKNFEECIKNIGKIGKSMKLVDDAIIEILKSKEL; encoded by the coding sequence ATGGAAAAAAATGAATTAATTACTGAAATTTTAAAGAAAGAGATTGTTAAGGCATTAGGTTGCACTGAGGTGGGATTAATTGGCTATACAGTTGCTAAGGCTAAGCCAGATGATGCATATTCAATAAAAGAGATCAAAATAATTTTAGATAAAGGAACTTTTAAAAATGCATATTCAGTAGGAGTTCCAAATACTGGAAAATTTGGGATACTTCCAGCTGTTGTTGGTGGTTTGTTGGGAAATAAAGAAAATGGTTTAGAAATATTTAAAGATATAAAATATGATGAAGAATTAGAAGAATTTATAAAAGATAAATTGAAAATTGAAGTTATAGATTCTGAAGTTTATTGTAAAGTATATATTGAGGCGGATAAAACTTATGAGAGTGAAACTAAGGGTAGTCATTCTGGAAAAGTCATAGATGAAACTTTGAAAGAGGCTTATAAAAATCTAACTCTCAAAGACTTTATAGATTATTTAGATGACATTCCAAAAGATGTAATTAATTTGATAAAAGAAACAATAAATATAAATAATAATCTCTCAATTCCAGAAGTCTCAGAAGATTTTATAAATTTAAATATAAATGATGATGTTTTAAATAATATGGTAAAAAAAACAGTTTCAGGTGTTTATAATAGAATGATTGGTGTTAATAAGCCAGCGATGGCTATTGCTGGCAGTGGAAATATGGGTTTAGTATCTACTTTACCAATAATTGCTTACGATGAAATTAATGATAAAGATGAAGAAAAACTAATTAAATCAATTACTTTATCTTCTTTAACTACTATATATTCAACCTACTATTCCTCTTATATTTCATCAATGTGTGGATGTGTAAATAGAGGTGGCATAGGGGCGGTTTCTGGTTTGTCATATTATAATCATTACAATGAGGAAAATATCATTAACTATATAGAAGAGAGTATTAAGAGTTTTACAGCAAATTTAACTGGAATTATTTGCGATGGAGGTAAAATAGGCTGTGCTTTAAAAATAGTATCAGGAGTTTTTGGAATCTATTTATCTCTATTTTCAAAGGTTCCATACAACAATGGAATTGTTGGAAAAAACTTTGAGGAATGCATTAAAAACATTGGAAAAATTGGAAAATCTATGAAGTTAGTAGATGATGCAATAATAGAGATATTAAAAAGTAAGGAATTATAA
- a CDS encoding ABC transporter permease produces the protein MKIDIKKIFTIGKREIFSNVKRKQFLISTVIVPIIMISLAVMGSLMMFDIKELKVGYIDNFGLEIPNKVVKNNIGNKTITIYFIKYQNIEKGKEEILNKKIDALIVIPKDYLKTGNIIIYSATKSPNPLITDTLSNIIIKNLLKGKVDNLTYNRVVNPINAKIYFVSKKGVEKESFLSQLLPMGFVFLLYMAITSLSGIIVSSIIEEKQNRIMEILLCYASSENLMFGKILGISIVGLIQIGIWLIFALPVIIIYAVKVSLYLVLFALIYFILGYLFYSSLLCGIVSLFSHPKDASQLISPIIIVQIIPIMFMNTIMVNPNHYIAKILSYIPFTLPYTVVLRESVTQLPLTEIIISTLIMVVSIVLSFVLSIKLFKIGVLLYEENLTLKKVIKIILNK, from the coding sequence ATGAAAATAGACATTAAAAAAATATTTACAATTGGAAAGAGAGAGATTTTTAGTAATGTAAAAAGAAAACAGTTCTTAATATCTACTGTAATAGTTCCCATAATTATGATATCTTTGGCTGTAATGGGTAGTTTAATGATGTTTGACATTAAAGAACTTAAAGTGGGTTATATAGATAATTTTGGCTTAGAAATTCCAAATAAAGTGGTAAAAAACAATATCGGTAATAAAACTATAACAATATACTTTATAAAATACCAAAATATAGAAAAGGGAAAAGAGGAGATTTTAAATAAAAAAATAGATGCTTTAATTGTTATTCCCAAAGATTATTTAAAAACAGGGAATATAATTATTTACTCGGCAACAAAATCGCCAAATCCTTTAATAACCGATACATTATCTAATATTATAATTAAGAACTTACTAAAAGGGAAAGTAGATAATTTAACTTACAATAGGGTTGTAAATCCTATAAATGCAAAGATCTATTTTGTTTCTAAGAAAGGAGTTGAAAAAGAATCATTTTTATCTCAACTATTGCCAATGGGCTTTGTATTTTTGCTTTATATGGCTATTACATCATTATCTGGAATTATTGTCTCCTCAATTATTGAAGAGAAACAAAATAGAATTATGGAAATTCTACTGTGTTATGCATCATCAGAAAATTTAATGTTTGGAAAAATATTAGGAATATCTATAGTAGGTTTAATTCAAATAGGTATTTGGCTTATATTTGCTTTACCTGTAATTATAATATATGCAGTTAAAGTTTCATTATACTTAGTATTATTTGCATTAATTTACTTTATACTTGGATATTTGTTCTATTCCTCTTTGTTGTGCGGAATTGTCTCATTATTCTCTCATCCTAAGGATGCCTCTCAACTAATATCTCCAATAATAATTGTTCAAATTATACCAATAATGTTTATGAACACTATAATGGTTAATCCAAATCACTACATCGCTAAAATTTTATCATATATACCCTTTACATTACCATATACAGTAGTTTTAAGAGAAAGTGTAACTCAACTACCTTTAACTGAAATAATAATATCAACATTAATTATGGTTGTTAGTATTGTATTATCTTTCGTTTTGTCAATAAAACTGTTTAAAATTGGAGTATTGTTATATGAGGAAAATTTAACTTTAAAAAAAGTTATAAAAATTATATTGAACAAATAA
- a CDS encoding ATP-binding cassette domain-containing protein yields MKPRVFVKNLSKYFGNKKVLNNISFEVYEGEIFGILGHNGAGKTTTLRVLAGIIEDYEGYVEINGKIGYLPEERGLYRDEKVVNVLKFFGELAGMKKEEINKSINYWLNKLNIYNYKFSKIKELSKGNQQKVQFIVSVMHNPDIIILDEPFSGLDVFNTKLLKNILYELKNEGKTILLSTHQLEKIERLCDRVLIIKNGKVVHYGRIENICRKMAYIEYLENGRLIKKEIPYNEAIKILKESAENVIKFEVRYSLEELFFE; encoded by the coding sequence ATGAAACCAAGAGTATTTGTGAAAAACTTGTCTAAATATTTTGGTAATAAAAAAGTTCTTAATAATATTTCTTTTGAGGTTTATGAAGGAGAAATTTTTGGAATATTGGGACATAATGGGGCGGGAAAAACAACTACTTTGAGGGTATTGGCGGGGATTATTGAAGATTATGAAGGATATGTTGAAATTAATGGAAAAATTGGTTATTTACCAGAAGAAAGAGGGCTTTATAGAGATGAAAAAGTTGTAAATGTGTTAAAATTTTTTGGAGAATTGGCGGGAATGAAAAAAGAAGAAATTAATAAAAGTATTAACTATTGGTTAAATAAATTAAATATTTACAATTACAAATTTTCAAAAATTAAAGAGTTATCTAAGGGGAATCAACAAAAAGTTCAGTTTATTGTGTCAGTTATGCACAATCCAGATATTATTATTTTAGATGAGCCATTTTCTGGTTTAGATGTTTTTAACACTAAATTATTAAAAAATATATTGTATGAATTAAAAAACGAAGGTAAAACTATACTTTTATCAACGCATCAGTTGGAAAAAATTGAGAGATTGTGTGATAGAGTTTTAATAATAAAAAATGGAAAAGTAGTTCATTATGGAAGAATTGAAAATATTTGTAGAAAAATGGCATACATCGAATATTTAGAAAATGGAAGATTGATAAAAAAAGAAATTCCATACAATGAGGCAATAAAAATTTTAAAGGAAAGTGCTGAAAATGTCATTAAATTTGAAGTTAGATACTCATTAGAGGAGTTATTTTTTGAATAA
- a CDS encoding DUF5591 domain-containing protein, producing MLEPIAYDIGRLCKEKDKELTPNLINIDIEVNGIKMPFDVHRELTTLFKKFFTGTVEYKGEIIKYQILNFGKHIDLIELEDVDLYIIGDGRRLIERKELQIIPKIREKISPNSAIYFPAVFPWEIPLLVYMGVDYFDDSLAKLYASLGYKFTKNRVLKLNNYNFDELLNYNREVYREILEEVRLGIKNGFLRNIVEETSISYPYLWANYRRYKPDLRNIPLSKENKIIVTANIDIPEVQKYLDRLDRYEPYSNIVVLLPCSSKKPYSISQSHQKFINAIKSAKVVVEEVILTSPYGLVPRPLEGVVNYDIPVTGNWSFEEIELINKCLKNFLKKVKNKFKDFIVIAHLPKNYLEILDLDNIIVTSKDNPTSKESLENLTNTLKEYKYLTENLNINKKEQKIHNIQQLAKFQFGINFIPNEIFINHRKQIFINKNIQIASINPKNGLLVLTLKGGELLWNVGKRNINYVEVNYNIKKGSLFPPGFIDCNENISYNDEVVLIKDEEFLGVGRSLMSGFEMKKARHGALVNIRNVKR from the coding sequence ATGCTTGAACCGATTGCCTACGATATTGGAAGATTATGCAAAGAAAAAGATAAAGAATTGACTCCAAATTTAATAAACATTGACATTGAAGTTAATGGTATTAAGATGCCATTTGATGTTCATAGAGAACTAACAACTCTATTTAAAAAATTTTTTACTGGAACTGTTGAATATAAGGGAGAGATAATTAAGTATCAAATATTAAATTTTGGTAAGCATATTGATTTAATTGAACTGGAAGATGTAGATTTATACATAATAGGTGATGGTAGAAGATTGATAGAAAGAAAAGAACTACAAATAATTCCAAAGATTAGAGAAAAAATATCTCCAAATTCAGCAATTTACTTTCCAGCAGTGTTTCCTTGGGAAATTCCACTTTTGGTTTATATGGGTGTTGATTACTTCGATGATTCATTGGCAAAGTTATATGCTTCATTAGGATACAAATTTACAAAAAATAGAGTTTTAAAACTAAATAATTATAATTTTGATGAGTTATTAAATTACAATAGAGAAGTTTATAGAGAGATATTGGAAGAAGTTAGATTAGGTATAAAAAATGGATTTTTAAGAAATATTGTAGAGGAAACATCTATATCTTATCCATATCTATGGGCAAATTATAGAAGGTATAAGCCAGATTTAAGAAATATTCCCTTATCAAAAGAGAATAAAATTATAGTTACCGCAAATATAGATATTCCAGAAGTTCAAAAATATTTAGATAGGTTGGATAGATATGAGCCTTATTCTAATATAGTGGTTTTACTTCCTTGCTCATCAAAAAAGCCATATTCTATATCTCAATCACATCAAAAGTTCATAAATGCAATAAAATCTGCAAAGGTTGTAGTAGAGGAAGTTATACTTACATCTCCTTACGGTTTAGTTCCAAGACCTTTGGAGGGAGTAGTAAATTATGACATTCCAGTAACTGGAAATTGGAGTTTTGAAGAAATAGAATTAATAAATAAATGTCTAAAAAACTTTTTAAAGAAAGTTAAGAATAAATTCAAAGATTTTATTGTTATTGCTCATCTACCAAAAAATTACCTTGAAATTTTAGATTTAGATAATATAATTGTTACTTCAAAGGATAATCCTACATCAAAAGAATCTTTAGAGAATTTAACAAATACATTAAAAGAATATAAGTATTTAACAGAAAACCTAAATATTAATAAAAAAGAGCAGAAAATTCATAACATTCAGCAACTTGCAAAGTTTCAGTTTGGTATAAATTTCATTCCTAATGAAATATTTATAAATCACAGAAAGCAAATATTTATAAATAAAAATATACAGATCGCCTCTATAAATCCTAAGAATGGATTACTTGTATTAACATTGAAAGGAGGAGAGTTATTATGGAATGTTGGAAAGAGAAATATTAACTATGTGGAAGTAAATTATAATATTAAAAAAGGTTCTCTTTTCCCTCCAGGATTCATTGATTGCAATGAAAATATATCCTACAACGATGAAGTAGTCTTAATAAAGGATGAAGAATTTTTAGGCGTTGGAAGATCTTTAATGAGTGGATTTGAGATGAAAAAGGCAAGGCATGGAGCATTAGTAAATATAAGAAATGTTAAAAGGTGA
- a CDS encoding HD domain-containing protein encodes MSYEEIKSLIGIPKKIYNELSKNKKVNTFLKMSNIMAVGRLGYNDHGKTHSKIVTNNAIKILKILYKKGIKPSFMKDCKGSFEDSLVITIMGAYLHDIGNAVHRDIHHLHSAYLSINIIEEILKKYYDEEKAYQMTTEILHAIYSHSEGIMSLTIEAGVIAVADGTDMTKGRSRIPICKKCYDIHSISAASVEKVIIKEGKEKPVKIEVILSNEAGIFQIQEILGEKIKWSGIKDYISVYAKVEKEKPVFEEINF; translated from the coding sequence ATGAGCTATGAAGAGATTAAATCATTAATTGGAATTCCAAAAAAAATTTACAACGAGTTATCTAAAAATAAAAAAGTCAATACTTTTTTAAAAATGTCTAATATAATGGCTGTGGGTAGGTTAGGATATAACGATCACGGAAAGACACATTCAAAAATTGTAACTAATAACGCAATAAAGATATTGAAAATATTATATAAAAAAGGGATAAAGCCAAGTTTTATGAAGGATTGTAAAGGAAGTTTTGAAGATTCTTTGGTTATAACAATTATGGGAGCGTATTTACACGATATAGGAAATGCTGTTCATAGAGATATACATCATTTACACTCTGCCTATTTATCTATAAATATTATTGAAGAGATATTAAAAAAATACTACGATGAAGAAAAGGCTTATCAAATGACTACTGAAATATTACACGCTATTTATTCACACAGCGAGGGAATTATGTCTTTAACTATCGAAGCAGGAGTTATTGCAGTTGCTGATGGAACGGATATGACAAAAGGAAGATCAAGAATTCCAATATGTAAAAAATGCTATGATATCCATTCAATTTCAGCGGCATCTGTAGAGAAAGTTATAATAAAGGAAGGAAAGGAAAAACCGGTTAAAATTGAAGTAATTTTATCAAATGAGGCAGGAATATTCCAAATTCAAGAAATTTTAGGGGAAAAAATAAAGTGGAGTGGTATAAAAGATTACATCTCAGTATATGCAAAAGTAGAGAAGGAAAAACCAGTATTTGAAGAGATTAACTTTTAA
- the carA gene encoding glutamine-hydrolyzing carbamoyl-phosphate synthase small subunit, whose amino-acid sequence MEAVLVLENGIVFKGKGFGAEKEVFGELVFTTVMTGYVEVLTDPSYKGQIVMMTYPLQGNYGVKKEWFESDGIKAEGFVVREVTNKALDDFLKEYNVPGIQDIDTRFLTRNIRDKGVVKSCLKVAEEISDEEIKDLLDKVKKYKDISDIDLVPLVSTKETIIHKTTNRKARCVLIDCGVKMNIIRSLVKRNCEVVQVPYNTKYDEILEYKPDFVLISNGPGDPARLKEVIKCIKNLIGVVPITGICLGNQLLALAFGGETYKMKFGHRGGNQPVKDLKTDKVYITSQNHGFAVREESLPDDVKVSFINLNDITVEGIMHNDLPIFSVQFHPEARPGPHDTMFLFDEMIKLKDRK is encoded by the coding sequence ATGGAGGCAGTGTTAGTTTTAGAGAATGGAATTGTCTTTAAAGGAAAAGGTTTTGGAGCAGAAAAAGAAGTTTTTGGAGAGTTGGTTTTTACAACAGTTATGACTGGCTATGTGGAAGTTTTAACAGATCCTTCCTATAAAGGACAGATTGTAATGATGACCTATCCCCTACAAGGAAACTATGGCGTTAAAAAAGAATGGTTTGAGTCAGATGGAATAAAGGCAGAGGGCTTTGTAGTTAGAGAAGTAACTAATAAAGCCTTAGATGACTTTTTAAAAGAGTATAATGTCCCTGGAATTCAAGATATAGATACAAGATTCTTAACAAGAAACATTAGAGATAAAGGGGTCGTAAAAAGTTGTTTAAAAGTTGCTGAAGAAATAAGTGATGAGGAAATTAAAGATTTATTAGATAAAGTTAAAAAATATAAAGATATATCAGATATTGATTTAGTTCCATTAGTTTCCACTAAAGAAACGATAATTCATAAAACTACCAACAGAAAAGCAAGGTGTGTTTTAATTGACTGCGGAGTTAAGATGAATATAATAAGAAGTTTGGTTAAAAGAAACTGCGAAGTAGTTCAAGTTCCATACAATACAAAATATGACGAGATATTGGAATATAAACCAGATTTTGTTTTAATTTCTAACGGTCCTGGAGACCCTGCAAGGTTAAAAGAAGTTATTAAATGCATTAAAAATTTAATTGGAGTGGTGCCAATAACAGGAATTTGTTTAGGAAATCAACTTTTAGCCTTAGCTTTTGGAGGAGAAACATACAAAATGAAGTTTGGTCATAGGGGTGGAAATCAGCCAGTTAAAGACCTAAAAACAGATAAAGTTTATATAACTTCTCAAAACCACGGATTTGCCGTTAGAGAGGAAAGTTTGCCTGACGATGTCAAAGTGAGTTTTATAAACTTAAACGATATTACAGTTGAAGGAATTATGCATAATGATCTACCAATATTTTCAGTTCAATTCCACCCAGAGGCGAGACCTGGACCACATGATACAATGTTCTTATTTGATGAGATGATTAAGTTAAAGGATAGAAAATAA